A single region of the Streptomyces caelestis genome encodes:
- a CDS encoding ATP-grasp domain-containing protein, translating into MTAERPRVILVGSRIRQYREYALASLAAKYEVTLIAPEAPSWQAKYVETHRIADTTDAHKLFPSVADLRGEVAEAAVVTWDEWSLAAVSAVAARLGMRAMDPAAAKICRDKYAARKALEAAGMATVRNAPAASEDEAVAAAEAIGFPVVVKPRTLGGGFGVMAARDADGVRQAYRLAAASRLQGAGTADTVLVEEFVEGPELSIDSTVVDGVVTPVCVARKRIGPQPYFEEVGHLVTAWQDEPWADAVTELAGNAHRAIGVDYGVTHTEVRLSAEGPRLIELNGRLGGDLIPHLHQLATGVDLARAAAEIAFERTPDLTPTRALSAEIRFLYPSYDGTVDRVVLPDPAEIDGLVEAVALAEPGDELQLPPRGLTPRSAALIAVGETPDATRRALDRAEGRSRTEVTGASTHRLGARVENAVTRRFFDHERTAARMSVSGVRGVEWFRYGAGGGEGLNRPVFLSADDVAGLERDLNGLFELLKSVPERLFGGDLRAFAKAVGMSETQTDLVLRGAADEIPPLSRADLYRETDGFRLMELNTGSSLGGWQMGEFARALIKDEEFAAFAAEENLVFPDPLARITDVLRRQAPALAAIERPLLAITDWPAGFEKSKCWMEFVVPAFEALGFEPVVCHLGDFTYEDGRVLHQGRRVDVVYRMFLPGEMPDEPGTYALVDPLLDAAEAGNVELFASLDCELYGNKGSLAMLSDERNRAAFSADERALIDRILPWTRFVRDEKVTFEGEKIDLLPYAVANKDLLVLKPTLLYGGVGVTTGWTTDQKEWVETLHQAVGGPFVLQRRLLPTTERFLSDDGVTTQDMAVAYGTLMVDGKYAGTLARGVTDPAVGIVSMLRGAQIGCAFHVAEPADGEGER; encoded by the coding sequence ATGACCGCCGAACGCCCACGCGTCATCCTGGTCGGCAGCCGCATACGTCAGTACCGGGAGTACGCACTCGCCTCGCTCGCCGCGAAGTACGAGGTCACCCTGATCGCCCCCGAGGCGCCCAGCTGGCAGGCGAAGTACGTCGAAACCCACCGGATCGCCGACACGACGGACGCGCACAAGCTGTTCCCCTCCGTCGCCGACCTCCGCGGCGAGGTGGCCGAAGCCGCCGTCGTCACCTGGGACGAGTGGTCGCTCGCCGCCGTCTCCGCGGTGGCCGCGCGGCTCGGCATGCGGGCCATGGACCCGGCCGCGGCCAAGATCTGCCGGGACAAGTACGCCGCCCGCAAGGCGCTGGAGGCCGCGGGCATGGCCACCGTCCGCAACGCGCCGGCGGCGAGCGAGGACGAGGCCGTCGCCGCCGCCGAGGCCATCGGCTTCCCCGTCGTCGTCAAGCCCCGCACGCTCGGCGGCGGCTTCGGCGTCATGGCGGCCCGGGACGCGGACGGCGTGCGCCAGGCCTACCGCCTCGCCGCCGCCAGCCGCCTCCAGGGCGCCGGCACCGCCGACACCGTGCTCGTCGAGGAGTTCGTCGAGGGCCCGGAACTGAGCATCGACAGCACCGTCGTGGACGGCGTCGTCACCCCGGTGTGCGTCGCCCGCAAACGCATCGGGCCGCAGCCGTACTTCGAGGAGGTCGGCCACCTGGTCACCGCCTGGCAGGACGAGCCCTGGGCGGACGCGGTCACAGAGCTGGCCGGGAACGCGCACCGGGCCATCGGCGTCGACTACGGCGTCACCCACACCGAGGTGCGCCTCAGCGCCGAAGGACCGCGGCTCATCGAGCTCAACGGGCGGCTCGGCGGCGACCTCATCCCGCACCTCCACCAGCTCGCCACCGGCGTCGACCTGGCCCGGGCCGCCGCCGAGATCGCCTTCGAGCGCACCCCCGACCTCACCCCGACCCGCGCGCTCAGCGCCGAGATCCGGTTCCTGTACCCCTCGTACGACGGCACGGTCGACCGAGTCGTCCTGCCCGACCCGGCGGAGATCGACGGACTGGTCGAGGCCGTGGCCCTCGCCGAGCCCGGCGACGAGCTCCAGCTCCCGCCGCGCGGCCTGACCCCCCGCTCCGCCGCCCTCATCGCCGTCGGCGAGACGCCGGACGCGACCCGGCGAGCCCTGGACCGCGCCGAGGGCCGCTCCCGCACCGAGGTGACCGGCGCGAGCACCCACCGGCTCGGGGCACGCGTGGAGAACGCCGTCACCCGGCGCTTCTTCGACCACGAGCGCACGGCGGCCCGCATGTCGGTCTCCGGCGTGCGCGGCGTCGAGTGGTTCCGCTACGGCGCCGGCGGCGGCGAGGGCCTCAACCGCCCCGTCTTCCTCAGCGCGGACGACGTGGCGGGCCTCGAACGCGACCTCAACGGGCTCTTCGAGCTCCTGAAGTCGGTCCCCGAGCGGCTGTTCGGCGGCGACCTGCGCGCCTTCGCCAAGGCCGTCGGCATGAGCGAGACCCAGACCGACCTGGTGCTGCGCGGCGCGGCCGACGAGATCCCCCCGCTGTCCCGGGCCGATCTCTACCGCGAGACCGACGGCTTCCGCCTCATGGAGCTGAACACCGGCTCCTCGCTGGGCGGCTGGCAGATGGGCGAGTTCGCGCGCGCCCTGATCAAGGACGAGGAATTCGCGGCCTTCGCCGCCGAGGAGAACCTCGTCTTCCCCGACCCGCTGGCCCGCATCACCGATGTGCTGCGCCGTCAGGCCCCGGCCCTCGCCGCGATCGAGCGGCCCCTGCTCGCCATCACGGACTGGCCCGCCGGCTTCGAGAAGTCCAAGTGCTGGATGGAGTTCGTCGTCCCCGCGTTCGAGGCCCTCGGCTTCGAGCCCGTCGTCTGCCATCTCGGTGACTTCACCTACGAGGACGGCCGTGTCCTGCACCAGGGCCGCCGCGTCGACGTCGTCTACCGCATGTTCCTGCCCGGGGAGATGCCCGACGAGCCGGGCACGTACGCCCTCGTCGACCCGCTCCTCGACGCCGCCGAGGCGGGCAACGTCGAGCTGTTCGCCTCGCTCGACTGCGAGCTGTACGGCAACAAGGGCAGCCTGGCCATGCTCAGTGACGAGCGCAACAGGGCCGCCTTCAGCGCGGACGAGCGCGCCCTCATCGACCGGATCCTGCCGTGGACCCGCTTCGTGCGCGACGAGAAGGTCACCTTCGAGGGCGAGAAGATCGACCTGCTGCCGTACGCCGTCGCCAACAAGGACCTCCTCGTCCTCAAGCCCACGCTCCTCTACGGAGGGGTGGGCGTCACCACCGGCTGGACCACCGACCAGAAGGAGTGGGTGGAGACGCTGCACCAGGCCGTGGGCGGCCCCTTCGTCCTCCAGCGGCGCCTGCTGCCCACCACCGAGCGGTTCCTGTCCGACGACGGCGTCACCACCCAGGACATGGCCGTCGCCTACGGCACGCTCATGGTGGACGGAAAGTACGCCGGCACGCTGGCCCGTGGCGTCACCGATCCGGCCGTCGGCATCGTCAGCATGCTGCGCGGCGCCCAGATCGGCTGCGCCTTCCACGTGGCGGAGCCGGCCGACGGCGAGGGGGAACGATGA
- a CDS encoding aminotransferase-like domain-containing protein translates to MTETRGTGETRETTTPGFGHLLARRTAWGRSDAIGRILAAANAPGVLSMAGGIPAPDSFPVSRLAAVTDRVLSRSAAAALQYAPTEGVAAMREAVAARAGETGAAVGAERVMVTCGSQQGLDLVARTLLDEGDLVALDDPGYLGAVQAFRGAGAQLLPLPTDRDGMRVDILEDRLAAGARPKLVYVVPHFHNPTGGVLDEERRRALAGLAERYGFLVVEDDPYGDLAFDGERLPSTDVHSDRVIRLMSLSKTLCPGLRVAGLTAPAGLIGELVAAKQSSDLQTNTFGQYVLAELLGDPSFLPAHLTRLRTLYGDKARATAALLRERLPWLVFDDPRGGLFFWCTVDDPQVTSDLLYEHALAQGIAIVPGKPFCIEQDGSRVLRLSFATLDEEQRQEGVSRLAAAFAKARADAG, encoded by the coding sequence GTGACGGAGACGAGGGGGACCGGGGAGACGAGGGAGACCACGACACCCGGGTTCGGGCATCTGCTCGCGAGGCGCACCGCCTGGGGCCGCTCGGACGCGATCGGCCGCATTCTCGCCGCGGCGAACGCGCCGGGCGTGCTGTCGATGGCGGGCGGTATCCCGGCACCCGACAGCTTCCCCGTGTCCAGGCTGGCGGCGGTCACCGACCGGGTGCTCTCCCGGTCGGCGGCCGCCGCCCTCCAGTACGCCCCGACGGAGGGCGTCGCCGCCATGCGCGAGGCGGTGGCCGCGCGCGCCGGGGAGACCGGCGCGGCGGTCGGCGCGGAGCGGGTGATGGTCACCTGCGGCAGCCAGCAGGGCCTCGACCTGGTCGCCCGGACCCTGCTGGACGAGGGCGACCTCGTGGCCCTGGACGACCCCGGCTATCTGGGCGCCGTCCAGGCCTTCCGGGGCGCCGGAGCCCAGCTGCTGCCCCTTCCCACCGACCGGGACGGGATGCGGGTGGACATCCTGGAGGACCGGCTGGCCGCCGGCGCCAGGCCCAAACTCGTCTATGTCGTACCGCACTTCCACAACCCCACCGGGGGCGTGCTCGACGAGGAACGGCGGCGCGCGCTGGCCGGGCTCGCGGAACGGTACGGCTTCCTCGTCGTCGAGGACGACCCGTACGGCGACCTGGCGTTCGACGGGGAGCGGCTGCCGTCCACGGACGTCCACAGCGACCGCGTCATCCGGCTGATGAGCCTGTCGAAGACGCTGTGCCCGGGACTGCGGGTGGCCGGCCTGACCGCGCCCGCCGGCCTGATCGGCGAACTGGTGGCGGCCAAGCAGAGCAGTGACCTCCAGACCAACACCTTCGGCCAGTACGTGCTGGCCGAACTCCTCGGTGACCCGTCGTTCCTCCCCGCCCACCTCACCCGGCTGCGCACCCTGTACGGGGACAAGGCGCGGGCGACGGCGGCGCTGCTGCGGGAGCGGCTGCCCTGGCTCGTCTTCGACGATCCGCGCGGCGGCCTGTTCTTCTGGTGCACCGTCGACGACCCCCAGGTCACCTCGGACCTGCTGTACGAGCACGCCCTGGCGCAGGGGATCGCCATCGTGCCCGGCAAGCCGTTCTGCATCGAGCAGGACGGCTCCCGGGTGCTCCGGCTGTCCTTCGCCACCCTTGACGAGGAGCAGCGGCAGGAGGGCGTCTCCCGGCTGGCGGCGGCCTTCGCCAAGGCCCGCGCCGACGCGGGCTGA
- a CDS encoding MFS transporter, which produces MTESTDSAGSAGSEDSADSGDGAPAAVAGGRERSALWRDAEFMKFWTGEGISQIGAQVTTLALPLTAVLTLDATSSEVGLVNAASYAPFLLVTLLVGVWVDRVRKRPLMIAANAGRALLVSAVPLLAVLDLLRIEFVYVAALLIGVLTVVFDVAYQSYLPTLIGKEHLVEGNSKLQGTSSLAQIGGPGLAGLLIGWATAPYALLINGGSYLVSVVSLLAIRRPEPPPAQPEQRTGLWRSVGDGIRIIWQSAHLRACALQSGLYNMCWMSLQTVFVLYAARRLDLSPGTIGLLLGTGAVGSLGGSLVARGLKRVMGLGPAILGALLLCCVAPVVIPLAPANGGIVTLALMVAAFALIGAGGTMANIHIISLRQSITPDELLGRMNAGYRFVSWGMLPLGALIGGWLGDLIGLRETLFVTAAAFLSAVLVVFLSPVWRLKDFPAQIGTSPETTAAVGS; this is translated from the coding sequence ATGACCGAGTCGACCGATTCGGCGGGTTCCGCGGGCTCGGAGGATTCAGCGGATTCCGGCGACGGCGCACCGGCCGCCGTCGCCGGGGGGCGCGAGCGCAGCGCGCTGTGGCGTGACGCCGAGTTCATGAAGTTCTGGACGGGTGAGGGGATCTCCCAGATCGGCGCCCAGGTCACCACCCTGGCGCTGCCCCTGACCGCGGTGCTCACCCTGGACGCGACCTCCTCCGAGGTCGGCCTGGTGAACGCCGCCTCCTACGCCCCGTTCCTGCTCGTCACCCTGCTGGTCGGGGTCTGGGTGGACCGCGTCCGCAAACGGCCGCTGATGATCGCGGCCAACGCGGGCCGGGCCCTCCTCGTCAGCGCGGTCCCCCTGCTCGCCGTACTCGACCTGCTGCGCATCGAGTTCGTGTACGTGGCCGCCCTCCTCATCGGCGTGCTCACCGTCGTCTTCGACGTCGCCTACCAGTCGTACCTGCCGACCCTGATCGGCAAGGAACACCTGGTGGAGGGCAACAGCAAGCTCCAGGGCACCAGTTCCCTCGCGCAGATCGGCGGGCCCGGCCTCGCCGGCCTGCTCATCGGCTGGGCCACGGCCCCGTACGCGCTGCTCATCAACGGCGGCTCGTACCTGGTGTCCGTGGTGTCCCTGCTCGCGATCCGGCGGCCCGAGCCACCGCCCGCCCAGCCCGAACAGCGCACCGGACTGTGGAGGAGCGTCGGCGACGGCATCCGGATCATCTGGCAGAGCGCCCATCTGCGGGCCTGCGCCCTGCAGTCCGGGCTCTACAACATGTGCTGGATGTCGCTCCAGACCGTCTTCGTGCTGTACGCGGCCCGACGCCTGGACCTGTCACCCGGCACCATCGGGCTGCTGCTCGGCACGGGCGCGGTGGGCTCGCTGGGCGGCTCCCTGGTGGCCAGAGGGCTGAAGCGGGTGATGGGGCTCGGCCCTGCCATCCTGGGGGCGCTCCTGCTGTGCTGTGTGGCCCCCGTGGTCATCCCGCTGGCCCCGGCGAACGGCGGGATCGTCACGCTGGCGCTGATGGTCGCCGCGTTCGCGCTGATCGGCGCCGGCGGCACGATGGCCAACATCCACATCATCAGCCTGCGCCAGTCGATCACCCCGGACGAGCTGCTCGGCCGGATGAACGCCGGCTACCGCTTCGTGTCCTGGGGGATGCTTCCGCTGGGGGCGCTCATCGGCGGCTGGCTCGGCGACCTGATCGGCCTGCGCGAGACGCTCTTCGTGACCGCGGCGGCCTTCCTCTCCGCGGTGCTGGTGGTGTTCCTGTCCCCGGTGTGGCGGCTGAAGGATTTCCCCGCCCAGATCGGCACGTCGCCCGAGACGACGGCGGCGGTGGGATCGTGA
- a CDS encoding ATP-grasp domain-containing protein, producing MTESLPHVMVLHRWRDTHALYADYIDHRTHRVTYISTETGRASIPEGAEAVVTVGLTDDLPAVRAVVTTLVEKYGVPQSLLALNEGDLDTAALVREEFQITGQTPAELSVFRDKLLMCRTVAAAGLPVPEFAHAPDLATVREFGRTHGWPLICKPRRGTASRGVVRFDSEADLDAVPELAGELAAEPFLVQAYVDAPILHIDGLWEGDALGSWTASRYVGGTCADFTQGNWLGSVEEDDPVLLAAVESFAAAVGAALGGNRPWVFHLEAFVTRGADGGPALVFLESGARVGGGEIPFTWRDVHGVDLMAAAADIQLGRVPVLPPLKTGEAGGYLLLPLPVPAPCLVERADWITPPAEGREPYAVLHVPVGRRVPPISGYEHVGTRFRFRGPSTAAVEEAIEAAAHGFRLTCTPLDA from the coding sequence ATGACCGAGTCCCTGCCGCATGTGATGGTCCTGCACCGCTGGCGGGACACCCACGCGCTGTACGCCGACTACATCGACCACCGGACCCACCGGGTCACCTACATCAGCACCGAGACCGGCCGGGCCTCGATACCCGAGGGCGCCGAGGCCGTCGTCACCGTCGGCCTCACCGACGACCTGCCCGCCGTGCGGGCGGTCGTCACCACGCTCGTCGAGAAGTACGGCGTACCCCAGTCGCTGCTCGCCCTCAACGAGGGCGACCTCGACACGGCGGCGCTCGTCCGCGAGGAGTTCCAGATCACCGGGCAGACGCCGGCGGAACTCTCGGTCTTCCGCGACAAGCTGCTGATGTGCAGGACGGTGGCGGCCGCCGGGCTGCCGGTGCCGGAGTTCGCCCACGCCCCGGACCTCGCCACCGTGCGGGAGTTCGGCCGTACCCACGGCTGGCCACTGATCTGCAAGCCCCGTCGCGGCACCGCGAGCAGGGGCGTGGTCCGGTTCGACTCGGAGGCCGACCTGGACGCGGTCCCCGAGCTCGCCGGCGAACTGGCCGCCGAGCCCTTCCTGGTCCAGGCGTACGTGGACGCGCCGATCCTGCACATCGACGGCCTGTGGGAGGGCGACGCGCTCGGCAGCTGGACCGCGTCGCGCTACGTGGGCGGCACCTGCGCGGACTTCACCCAGGGCAACTGGCTGGGCTCGGTCGAGGAGGACGACCCGGTGCTGCTCGCCGCCGTGGAGTCGTTCGCGGCCGCCGTCGGCGCCGCGCTGGGCGGGAACCGGCCCTGGGTCTTCCACCTGGAGGCCTTCGTCACCCGAGGAGCGGACGGCGGGCCCGCCCTGGTGTTCCTGGAGTCCGGGGCCCGCGTCGGCGGCGGCGAGATCCCGTTCACCTGGCGGGACGTCCACGGTGTCGACCTGATGGCCGCCGCGGCCGACATCCAGCTCGGACGGGTGCCGGTCCTGCCGCCCCTGAAGACCGGCGAGGCCGGCGGCTACCTGCTGCTCCCGCTGCCGGTGCCGGCCCCCTGCCTCGTCGAACGCGCCGACTGGATCACGCCGCCCGCCGAGGGCCGCGAGCCGTACGCGGTGCTGCACGTGCCCGTCGGCCGGCGGGTGCCCCCCATCAGCGGTTACGAGCACGTGGGCACCCGATTCCGGTTCCGCGGCCCCTCCACCGCCGCGGTGGAGGAAGCCATCGAGGCCGCCGCGCACGGCTTCCGGCTCACCTGCACTCCGCTGGACGCATGA
- a CDS encoding trypco2 family protein has protein sequence MVELARVIRDLREELERAIVAAEGEALRFELGPIELDLSVELERSGQAGAKVRFWVVESGADAAVRATSAQRISLTLQPTLAGASDPLLISGRAGAHEQ, from the coding sequence GTGGTCGAGTTGGCCAGAGTGATCAGGGATTTACGGGAGGAGCTCGAGCGGGCGATCGTCGCAGCGGAAGGCGAGGCACTGCGCTTCGAGTTGGGGCCGATCGAGCTGGATCTGTCGGTCGAGCTCGAGCGATCCGGGCAGGCCGGGGCGAAAGTGCGGTTCTGGGTGGTGGAGTCAGGTGCGGACGCGGCGGTGAGGGCGACCTCGGCCCAGCGCATCTCACTGACGCTCCAGCCGACCCTGGCAGGGGCGAGCGATCCGCTGTTGATCTCCGGCCGCGCCGGCGCACACGAGCAGTGA
- a CDS encoding AfsR/SARP family transcriptional regulator, with product MDSGPSQRLRIAVLGPLQAWRDGAPLDLGPVKRQAVLAALLLRQGAVVSHGQLLDGVWGSQPPASGHKVLASHVNPLRRALDAENTRHTESVIRSGKGWYRFVADGIRLDVADVTELGDAALRTKASGDLDTATDQLSAALALFRGEPLANLSGPYAQAERERLSERRRVLRLERLDCLVRLGRFGDALDDLAVMSASDRYDESLLALRMRALYGCARQAEALNAYADMRVRLRDELGVDPGEELRRVYEAVLRQDGSCLLDPAAPPAPTLSGLIHRDDPAAAAPSRPGPPVRSGPPTRDSAPLVPAELPHDAAGFVGRTDELARLHALLPPEQGQGPTKTVVISAIGGAAGIGKTALAVHWAHQVRDRFPDGQLYVNLHGFDHDRPPLKAGEALELLLRSLGLGAPEIPLNAEAQARVYRTLLADQRLLLLLDNAASAEQVRPLLPGSASCCVVVTSRNRLGDLVARDGAHTLPLDFLPPAEAFALLSQTLGADRVNAEPLAADELIRLCGSLPLALRVAAARLAGDPGLRLADLVAEMSAGSRLEALEPDGVDNSPLRTAFSASFRVLSFAARRLFRLLGLFPGPDFTAEVAASLLDVPLPQARRLLSALAAAHLVESATPGRYRFHDLLREYAQDRAQVEETAADRGAALNRVLIWYLSAARAVGGSWLFPELPPELAPGDQPGVPPAAGAGQWLDAERANLLAVIHHAGRHGPRPVAWHLVNALFGYFWLHLPRATWQDTAQTALDAATAEGDLFGQAAMHSSLGLLKSDRGRGRQAMDHHRRVREISRELGWAAGEAAGLGGMAQAEWSMARLDSARKHVTTGLRIARGAGNLHLEALGLVVLGVTCRDLGRLGEAAAHLESAISRNKEIGWNDHSLALQNLGWVYWELGRLTDGLDALGPWVTPATKGGYRNDRAMMLDAVARINIEFGRHDEALEQAERAFAMGKDRGRRWIQAGILNTIAAAHRRLARFDRSVRAGRQALALARESGYRRIEADCTLGLSLTHKELGRYDEARSHAEQALGLAREHSFRVVEGQALTALCETAECEAAHSTAVTLGLEALAIHRQTGHQLGEARTLAALSRSLHKNEDAAAGPMRQQALGVFSRVGVPEEEYKDLDW from the coding sequence ATGGACAGCGGACCTTCTCAGCGGCTTCGGATCGCGGTGCTCGGGCCGTTACAAGCCTGGCGGGACGGAGCACCACTGGATCTGGGGCCTGTCAAGCGGCAGGCAGTATTGGCAGCATTGCTGCTCCGTCAGGGGGCTGTGGTGAGCCACGGGCAACTGCTCGACGGGGTGTGGGGGTCGCAGCCACCGGCATCCGGTCACAAGGTGCTGGCCAGTCACGTCAACCCGCTGCGCAGGGCGCTCGACGCGGAGAACACCCGGCACACCGAGTCGGTGATCCGCAGCGGCAAGGGCTGGTACCGCTTCGTCGCCGACGGGATCCGGCTCGATGTCGCGGACGTGACCGAACTGGGTGATGCGGCGCTGCGCACAAAGGCGTCGGGCGATCTGGACACCGCGACGGACCAGCTGTCCGCAGCGCTCGCACTGTTCCGGGGGGAGCCCTTGGCCAACCTGTCAGGACCGTACGCGCAGGCCGAGCGGGAGCGGCTGTCGGAACGCCGACGAGTGCTCCGGCTGGAGCGACTCGACTGCCTGGTTCGGCTCGGACGGTTCGGCGATGCCCTGGACGACCTCGCCGTGATGTCCGCCTCCGACCGGTACGACGAGTCACTGCTGGCGTTGCGCATGCGGGCTCTGTACGGCTGCGCACGTCAGGCGGAAGCGCTCAACGCCTATGCGGACATGCGCGTACGACTGCGCGACGAGCTCGGCGTCGATCCGGGTGAGGAGCTCCGCCGCGTGTACGAGGCAGTGCTGCGGCAGGACGGCTCCTGCCTCCTCGATCCGGCTGCTCCACCCGCGCCGACGCTCTCCGGACTCATCCACCGCGATGATCCGGCAGCAGCCGCGCCGTCGCGACCAGGACCACCAGTACGCTCCGGTCCACCGACACGCGACAGCGCACCGTTGGTGCCGGCCGAGCTGCCCCACGACGCCGCAGGGTTCGTCGGCCGCACCGACGAACTCGCCAGACTGCACGCGTTGCTTCCGCCCGAGCAGGGGCAGGGGCCGACGAAGACCGTGGTCATCTCGGCCATCGGCGGTGCCGCAGGCATCGGCAAGACCGCTCTGGCGGTGCACTGGGCGCACCAGGTGCGTGACCGCTTCCCGGACGGCCAGTTGTATGTGAACTTGCACGGATTCGACCACGACCGGCCGCCGCTCAAGGCCGGCGAAGCCCTCGAGCTGCTGCTGCGGAGCCTGGGCCTGGGGGCGCCGGAGATCCCCCTGAACGCCGAGGCCCAGGCCCGCGTATACCGGACCCTGCTGGCTGACCAGCGCCTGCTCCTTCTGCTGGACAACGCGGCCTCGGCGGAGCAGGTCCGCCCGCTGCTCCCGGGCAGTGCGTCCTGCTGCGTCGTCGTCACCAGTCGTAACCGGCTCGGCGATCTCGTGGCCCGCGACGGGGCACACACCCTGCCGCTGGACTTCCTGCCGCCCGCCGAGGCCTTCGCGCTGCTGAGCCAGACACTCGGCGCGGACCGAGTGAACGCCGAACCGCTCGCGGCCGACGAACTGATCCGGCTGTGCGGCAGTCTTCCGCTTGCGTTGCGCGTGGCCGCCGCCAGGTTGGCAGGCGATCCGGGCCTGCGTCTGGCCGACCTGGTCGCCGAGATGTCCGCGGGCAGCCGGCTGGAGGCGCTCGAGCCGGACGGTGTCGACAACTCCCCTCTGCGTACGGCATTTTCCGCGTCGTTCCGAGTCCTGTCCTTTGCCGCACGCCGACTGTTCCGTCTGCTCGGCCTGTTCCCCGGGCCGGACTTCACCGCCGAGGTCGCGGCATCCCTCTTGGACGTGCCGCTGCCGCAGGCCCGACGACTGCTCAGCGCTTTGGCCGCTGCCCACCTGGTCGAATCCGCGACGCCGGGCCGATACCGCTTCCATGATCTCCTCCGTGAGTACGCGCAGGACCGTGCGCAGGTGGAGGAAACGGCAGCGGATCGTGGGGCCGCGTTGAACCGTGTCCTGATCTGGTACCTGAGTGCCGCTCGGGCCGTTGGAGGAAGCTGGCTCTTCCCGGAGCTGCCTCCCGAACTCGCCCCAGGCGATCAGCCGGGCGTTCCCCCCGCTGCCGGAGCGGGGCAGTGGCTGGATGCCGAGCGGGCGAATCTGCTCGCCGTCATCCACCACGCCGGCCGCCACGGTCCCCGCCCAGTCGCCTGGCACCTGGTCAACGCACTGTTCGGCTACTTCTGGCTCCACCTGCCGCGGGCGACGTGGCAGGACACCGCGCAGACCGCGCTGGACGCCGCCACGGCCGAAGGCGACCTGTTCGGCCAGGCGGCCATGCACAGCAGCCTCGGACTGCTCAAGTCGGACCGGGGACGCGGCAGGCAGGCGATGGATCACCACCGACGCGTTCGGGAAATCAGTCGGGAGCTCGGTTGGGCGGCGGGCGAGGCGGCGGGGCTCGGCGGCATGGCCCAGGCCGAATGGAGCATGGCGCGTCTCGACAGCGCGCGCAAGCATGTCACCACCGGTTTGCGGATCGCCCGTGGCGCCGGAAATCTTCACCTTGAAGCGTTGGGGTTGGTCGTCCTCGGTGTGACCTGCCGGGACCTGGGCCGGCTGGGCGAGGCTGCCGCACACCTTGAATCGGCCATCAGCAGAAACAAGGAGATCGGCTGGAACGACCACAGCCTGGCTCTGCAGAATCTGGGCTGGGTGTACTGGGAACTCGGCCGTCTGACCGACGGCCTTGACGCCCTCGGCCCCTGGGTCACCCCCGCCACGAAGGGCGGATACCGCAACGACCGCGCCATGATGCTCGACGCAGTCGCGAGGATCAACATCGAGTTCGGCCGCCACGACGAGGCGTTGGAACAGGCCGAGCGCGCCTTTGCCATGGGCAAGGACAGAGGGCGGCGCTGGATCCAGGCCGGCATCCTCAACACGATCGCCGCCGCCCACCGAAGGCTGGCCCGATTCGACCGATCGGTGCGGGCCGGTAGGCAGGCTCTCGCCCTGGCCCGCGAGTCGGGATACAGACGTATCGAGGCGGACTGCACCCTGGGCCTCTCCCTCACACACAAGGAGCTGGGCCGGTACGACGAGGCTCGCAGCCATGCCGAGCAGGCTCTGGGCCTGGCGCGCGAACACTCGTTCCGGGTGGTGGAGGGTCAGGCCCTGACAGCCCTGTGCGAAACAGCGGAGTGCGAGGCGGCACACTCCACAGCCGTCACCCTCGGCCTCGAGGCACTGGCCATACACCGCCAGACCGGCCACCAGCTGGGCGAAGCCCGCACCTTGGCTGCCCTCAGCCGCTCCCTCCACAAGAACGAGGACGCTGCCGCAGGCCCTATGAGACAACAGGCACTTGGCGTCTTCTCACGCGTCGGTGTACCGGAGGAGGAGTACAAGGATCTCGACTGGTGA
- a CDS encoding nuclear transport factor 2 family protein codes for MTTRTHPSVTADWLVGRLFQVVDSRMWDELGEVFADDAVYERPGYPALEGLDRIRHFYEHERIIASGAHEVDQVTGGLAAAACWGRFRGAAKDGAPLDEGFADTYLVRDGKIAYRRTYFYRPAI; via the coding sequence GTGACAACACGCACACACCCCTCGGTGACCGCGGACTGGCTCGTGGGCCGACTGTTCCAGGTGGTCGACTCCCGCATGTGGGACGAGCTCGGCGAGGTCTTCGCCGACGACGCGGTCTACGAGCGCCCCGGCTATCCGGCCCTGGAGGGCCTGGACCGGATCCGCCACTTCTACGAGCACGAGCGGATCATCGCCTCGGGTGCGCACGAGGTCGACCAGGTGACGGGCGGGCTCGCGGCCGCGGCCTGCTGGGGCCGCTTCCGGGGGGCCGCCAAGGACGGAGCCCCGCTGGACGAGGGCTTCGCCGACACCTACCTGGTGCGCGACGGGAAGATCGCGTACCGCAGGACGTACTTCTACCGCCCCGCGATCTGA